Proteins from a single region of Rhinatrema bivittatum chromosome 13, aRhiBiv1.1, whole genome shotgun sequence:
- the LOC115074916 gene encoding histone H2B type 2-E — protein sequence MPEPAKSAPAPKKGSKKAVTKSQKKDGKKRRKSRKESYSIYVYKVLKQVHPDTGISSKAMGIMNSFVNDIFERIAGEASRLAHYNKRSTITSREIQTAVRLLLPGELAKHAVSEGTKAVTKYTSSK from the coding sequence ATGCCGGAACCCGCCAAATCCGCCCCTGCTCCAAAGAAAGGTTCGAAGAAGGCGGTGACTAAGAGCCAGAAAAAGGACGGGAAGAAGCGGCGGAAGAGCCGCAAGGAGAGTTACTCCATCTACGTGTACAAAGTGCTGAAGCAGGTGCACCCCGACACGGGCATTTCCTCCAAGGCCATGGGCATCATGAACTCCTTCGTCAACGACATCTTCGAGCGCATCGCCGGCGAGGCCTCGCGCCTGGCGCATTACAACAAGCGCTCGACCATCACCTCTCGCGAGATCCAGACGGCCGTGCGCCTGCTGCTGCCCGGGGAGCTGGCCAAGCACGCGGTGTCCGAGGGCACCAAGGCCGTGACCAAGTACACCAGCTCCAAGTGA
- the LOC115074915 gene encoding histone H2A type 1: protein MSGRGKQGGKARAKAKSRSSRAGLQFPVGRVHRLLRKGNYAERVGAGAPVYLAAVLEYLTAEILELAGNAARDNKKTRIIPRHLQLAIRNDEELNKLLGKVTIAQGGVLPNIQAVLLPKKTESHKSSKAK from the coding sequence ATGTCCGGGCGCGGGAAGCAGGGCGGCAAAGCGCGGGCCAAGGCCAAGTCTCGTTCCTCGCGGGCTGGGCTGCAGTTCCCTGTGGGGCGCGTGCACCGGCTCTTGCGCAAGGGGAACTACGCGGAGCGCGTGGGGGCCGGCGCCCCCGTCTACCTGGCCGCGGTGCTGGAGTACCTGACGGCCGAGATCCTGGAGCTGGCGGGCAACGCGGCGCGCGACAACAAGAAGACGCGCATCATCCCCCGCCACCTGCAGCTCGCCATCCGCAACGACGAGGAGCTGAACAAGCTGCTGGGCAAGGTCACCATCGCGCAGGGGGGCGTCCTGCCCAATATCCAGGCCGTGCTGCTGCCCAAGAAAACCGAGAGCCACAAATCCTCCAAAGCCAagtga